tttaattatcacTACTTTTTGAGTCTCCAAAATTATATCGAGATCAATCCTTTCCCTACAATTGGCCAGGGAAATGATAATTTTTCCCCTTTGAAGGGATAATGAAATAGATTGATTCTAGACTTTTGTTgttctctgttttctttttttattttttattttttatttttacctttcCCCATAGTCTAAGCTGAAATGTTTATCAGAAGGGTCAGAAACAATACATTGGGGCAAAACGGGACCCCGCAATTCATTTGGCTGAAAGAACTGATCTCCTGGACTCAAACTTTCCGCTCACGGCACCTTATTGTCTAGTTTTGATTTTTCATAGACACCCCTAATAAAACGGAACTTCTTCCATGTAACATGCATCCATCTTAATTCGCCGCTGCACACGCATATCATCATGCTAACAGCTTTCATTCAATtggtatttaaatatatttgtatatttgtttCTCATCCTTATTTTGGCCTGGCCTTCAACGTTCAAACAATTTGACCCAGTTTCTAACTTAGGACCTTTTAAATAATGGCCCTTGTGTGCTGGCAATAGGATGCCTatgtcaattatttttttaatgttatgcTTGACAGCAACTTTTAGTGAGCTTTTTGCATAACTATACGCTTGAAAATGAAGTCATACTGCATGTACCAAATCCCATGTGCCTTAGCTGGCAATTCTTAACTCCTTCGGTCAATATGAGTATACCAAACGAGCTAGAGAACATGAATAAGATTTTTAGCAGATACCCATGTACTTCTTTCTTCTGCAGTTTGTATGTCAAAGTAAActtgctttttgttttgttttgagcaAGATACCTGCGATGGGAAAGTATGGGAATAGTTGCACCTAATATTCCAAGGAAAGTTACTAGGTAATTGTGTGGATGGAAAAGATATTGGAGGCTGTTGATCACTATCTTTTAGGAGCTGGGCCTTACTTACTAGGTTGGCTGAGGATGTTGGTTCATGCCTAAGCAGCCAATGGAGAATTTCAATGTCATGGGTCAATAATGTGTGTTGAATAAGCTTTGAGCAAATCAATTGGTTCAGTTGAGTAGGTCCCGAATAAGAAGAGACCTTTCACGATAATAGGACACTTTGGAAGCAAACTATGAAGCTGTATACCATATGACAACTTATAATGgccttttttgtttgtttctcccCATAGATTTGGCGGATCCCCACCATCAACATTGGCTAAAATCAGATACCAAAATCATGTAGAAATTTTATGGTAATTTACAATTATGGAACCTTCTAGGCTTTAGCACTCAGAAAGATCATAATTTTCTGCATAACCAAAGCCACTTAATATACGAATGAGTTCCGATTAAAAAGGCAAGCATTACCTTTTGAATGGTCTTGCCTTGTTTGTTTCTCCAGTCTTTCTGGTTCAACTTTGCTGACCAGCATGAGCATTAGTGTGCAAATAGCTAGACTATTTTTTCGttttttatgaaatggtctttACATTGTCGTTCATACTGATGAAGAATAGTGCAATTATTGACTACAGACTGATGAAAAACTAGCGAAGCAgaaagctattgatgaatggcTTCCGATTACTTCTGCGAGGAATGCAAAATGGTGGTATTCAGCTTTCCACAATGTCACTGCCATGGTTGGAGCTGGTGTCCTCGGTCTCCCTTATGCCCTATCAGAGCTTGGATGGTAAGTTTGCGTTAAAGTTTCCACAAGATACATTTAGAGTTGCTTCATAAATTGCATCCAAGGAGATCACCCTCAGAGATCTCTGGTTCGTTTTGTAACTTCACCATGTATAGAATTCACATTTATATTAATGCTGAGCTTTCTTTTTCTCAATTTCAGGGGTCCTGGTGTAGCTGTTCTAGTCCTATCATGGATCATTACTTTATACACTCTATGGCAAATGGTTGAGATGCATGAGATGGTACCTGGGAGACGGTTTGATAGATACCATGAGCTTGGTCAGTATGCTTTTGGTGAAAAACTCGGTCTCTATATCGTGGTGCCCCAACAACTTATTGTTGAGGTTGGTGTGGACATAGTCTACATGGTCACCGGTGGGCAATCGCTGAAGAAGTTCCATGATACAGTCTGTCCAGGTTGTAAAAACATCAAATTAACATACTTCATTATGATCTTTGCCTCTGTTCACTTTGTGCTCTCCCATCTCCCCAACTTCAACTCCATCTCTGGTGTGTCTTTGGCTGCAGCGGTCATGTCCTTGAGGTATAATGTCTCTTGCATTCCATTTCTCTAATCTATTTGCCAGCTTTTGCTGCAAGCAATAACAGAATTTATTATGAAGGCAACAACTCtgtgaaaaaaaagaagataataaaaagttaaacaaaAGTGGGATAGTTACAATAATATGTCACTGTTATGTTATGTGGCAGTTACTCTACCATTGCTTGGGGCGCTTCTGTTGATAAAGGCGTTCAGCCAAATGTGCAATACGGCTATAAAGCCAAGTCTACAGCCGGAACAGTCTTCAACTTCTTTAATGCCTTGGGTACCGTGGCTTTTGCATATGCTGGGCACAATGTAGTGCTCGAGATCCAAGCAACAATCCCATCTACACCGGAAAAGCCTTCCAAAGGGCCCATGTGGAGAGGAGTCGTAGTTGCCTATATAGTTGTCGCTTTGTGCTACTTCCCTGTTTCTCTGATTGGTTATTGGGTGTTCGGTAATGAAGTACAAGACAATATTCTCAAGTCATTGGAGAAGCCTAGTTGGCTTATTGCAATGGCTAACATGTTTGTTGTCATCCATGTTATTGGAAGCTATCAGGTGatgttcaaacttcaaactcTGGTGTACATATCCTCAGAGTAATCGATACTGCTTTACTGAATGAATTTTGCTTCCTTTCTGTTAATGCAGATTTATGCAATGCCAGTGTTTGACATGATAGAAACCGTACTGGTAAAGAAATTGCATTTCAAGCCAAGTAGAACTCTTCGTTTCATTTCACGCAATGTATATGTGGGTAAGGAAActccccccctcccctcccctcctttCCATTTGCTTGTGCCATACAAGGTTGCAGGATGACAACCACTGGTTGGTTTTGAACTTGAACCTAAGGTGATAAGAACATTTTTCTATTGCAGCATTGACTATGTTCATCGGCATTACCTTCCCTTTCTTCGATGGTCTTCTTGGATTTTTTGGAGGATTTGCTTTTGCCCCAACTACGTACTTCGTAAGCCACCCTCTGCTTTGATATTTATGCCATTCCTCGTTCGAGCATAACGTTATttggaaatattattttgataattgTCATCAATGGGACTTAAAATTATCGTTTTCTTTTCAATTCCTCAGCTCCCCTGCATCATGTGGCTTGCCATCTACAAACCAAGGAAGTTCAGCTTATCTTGGTGGGCTAATTGGGTATGTGCCAACTTGATTTTTGTTCAGTTGTTCTCCGTCATTTCTTTTGCTTAGATATTCAAGTGTAGCTGATTTtatttgggttcaattcatttcaGTTCTGCATCGTACTTGGCGTTCTTTTGATGATTGTATCGCCTATTGGAGGATTGAGAACTATCATTATTCAAGCCAAGAATTAtcaattttactcttaagtCATCCTCCCTAGACAAACACGGGTCCCTTCAAACGCAATCTTATAGATATAAGGAAAGCAAAAGATGCTGCTGATGATCATGAGAATAGAGTGCAGACTATGTTACAACTGAGTTTCGCATTCATTGTGACACAAATAGTTTGTCTTTGGAATATGGAGTATTGATACACTAGTTTTCTCTGTGGGGAAAGGGAATTCTGGCCGCAGAACCGACTCAAAGTGGGGAATTTATGCAGGCCATCACTGTTTTTCTTTGCTATTTTGCTTTGTATACATTTATGAATAAGGCTTCTCGTTGTCTCTGTTTATGATTTTCTGAACTGGGTAAAGGCGTTTAACATTGACACATTGTAGCGCGTGGCGTTTCCTTCATTTGCAATACATATTGATTGTCTTCGcctttatttatcaaaaaaaaaaaaatattgattgtcTTCGCcttgtatttaaaatatgcaAAACAATATTGTTTGGTAGATCATAGAAGGTGTCACTGAAAGTCTCCTTCGAAAGAAATTACACGTCCAAGGCACGAACTCCTCCATTTATAGGCATTGCCTTTGAGGATTATGTTTGTATGCATGGTGATATTTTAAAATCGTTCCATTCTTTTGTGTCATCTTTATGGCGTTATTTCAATTTAGTAAttagtttaaatattaaaatagttcATGTGATTAATCCATTGTGCAACGATAACAGAGAAATCAGATTTTACCATTGTAAGGAAGAAAGTTTTGAACTTTACCCAAAGATTTGTGGGGAAACTGCAAGGACCACTTGAATTGACAACCGAAACATGTTAATATCGAAGAAATCGAAAGAGAAATTAATCAGAACATACTTCAAATATCGCCGAATAAGTTTCACAGGCACAGGCTAAATACATTTCAAACTTTTACTAGTTTGAGCAAAGATAACCACGTTTGCCATTGAGGTCGCCATGCTAGCAGCTACTCCACAATTGCGTGGACACCTTCCATCCATAATGGTGGTATTCTGTGACAGACGTGGAACACCCGAATATGGCTGCAAATCACCGAGCAAGGCAAGAACACTGTTTGTCTTCTTCGCTGCCTTGGGCGACGTAGCATTGCTCCTACtgctatatatatctatctaatTTTCTTGTCCAGTTTTCCCGTTCTTTCTCTGTAAAACTCGGCCCAAAGATTCGAAACCCACAATATACTAACAGAAATAGCCGTAAGAATTACAGCAATCCAAGAAACCCACACCCACTTTGGGATCACACTCTTCGCTGCCCCACTCGCATAAAACGTAAACATTTTGTACACAAAATACGGTCCCACGAGACCCCTGACAATCGAATACACCGTGTAAAAGGGGGCAGACAGGAGACCGTACAGTTTCGCGGCGAATACGACGTCGTTCTTCCGCGCATTCGCGAGCGTCCAAGTGTTCTGGCACGCGCTGGTGACCTCGGCCAGGATGAGGAGCACGAGTATGGCGTAGGCGCCATGGGAGACCAGGTACCGACACGTGACGAAGACAAAGAGCGTCGCCAAGTGGTGGGCTATGAAGAGGACGTCGCTGGGGTTGAAGACGATGAAATGGAGAAGGTCCATTAAGAAGTACGCGATGCTGTAATCGAGGACTAAGTTCTGGTGTTCGGTGTTCGGAGACGCAAAATCGGGATTCGAGTCGGCGAGTATGGAATAGGTAGCTAAGAGAACAGCGGGTGTGCCATGGGCAAGGGAGATTAAGCAGCTGGAGGCTTCAGGTCGGTTCTTGGGGCTCCAGTACCGGAAAACGATGAAGTAGGCAACGAGGTAGATGGTGAGGAACATGGAAAAGAATAGAGGGAGAAGAGGGAGGGGGCAAGCTTGAGTTTCCATTGAAATCCTTTGGGATGGAATTGAAATGAATGCaaagggaaagggaaagggaaagggaaatCCTAATAAATGACGAGGACGAGGGTGGATAGGTTTGGCGAAGAAAATTGGatgtgaaatttgaaattttaaatggaaaaacagatttttgaaatttatggCATCATCGTCGTTATCGAGAATGGTTCAACAACCAGAACATCCATAATTCAACTACCTGGGCTGCTCTAATCCTAAAATTCTCTCTTTATGGTGGGAAACTGAAACATATTTgttttgtatataaaataatagaaaatgttTGTCCAGCTCGATCTTGACCTGACATTCTTTGCCATTTGTTCTCCAAAGTTACTTGACCAATAATTATGCAGGGTAGCAAGATTCATTTTGCATCAAAACGTTCATACAAATCGACTGATATTGGATCCTGTCCTACTTACTACTGTTCAAagttattttccttttcaaccAGGGAAGAACTGTTCTGTGCCGTGCTGTTcagtttgcttttcttttttctcgcTTCCGTTTAAACAATGTGCAGGCTGAAAAACAAGTGATCCGAATTAATGGATTCAACAGATTCACGACGACGAAAGCTACGAACTTCATTTCTATTCTTTGCCCAATTCATTAGAGAACacaaaatactatatatataacttagtCTATTTCTCCCTCCTCGACATCATTTACAGGATTACTCGGTGgctcaacttcctcttcttcatccacTTTCATGAACAAACCGAGTTGTTCCAAGGGGTTAGAACCCCCAAACTTGAAACCACCCAAGCCATCCTGTGAGTGATCTGGGCTTGTCTCGTCTGCGGAACTTGGTAACTGCTCAGCTGGGGCAGTCCGAAGCATTTCCAAGTCTTCAAGAAACCGAGAATTATCATTGATTTCAACAGTTTTTCCTATCTGCAAGAGCCAGAATAAGTGATTGAAACCATGGAGACATTTAGCCACATGTAAATATACGGTGCTGATTTACCTGAAGCAATGCTTGTCGTGCTGCTTCTCTCTCCAGCTCCCTCTTCCGTCTAGCCTCAGCAGCAGCTTCAGCTTCTGCTTGCCTTCGAGCTTCTTCAGCAGCCTTGGCTTCTCTTTGTAACCTGGCTTTTTCTGAGTCCACGGTGAAAAAAACTGTTTTGTTAACAGCTGCATTGTTCAACCTTGTCTCCAAACAAAACAGAAATATTTCCTTCTTCTCGGTAAAACAGAAATATCAGAAGAGAACATCAAACGTAATAACTCACAACCTTTCCACCGCTCCAATTCCAGCTCCTCTCTTTCTCGACGCAATTTCTCAGGATCCCGCTTCTCATGCTGATCTCAACCAGATAGATTGAATCCAGTCAAATCCAAATTATTTAACACTCACAAATCAGATATACATAAATACAACAAATTTTTTGACAACTGAAATCCATGACCAACCTGTGCCAGTGTCTTTTCTCGAGCTTTCAAGATTGTATCAGCAAATCGGTTCTTCAAAAGAGCAGCCCGGTAAAGCTTCTCAGGGGAGACCTGCCTTTCGGTTGGAGCACTGTCCCCTACAATTTTTATGGGATGATCAGTTGGAAACTATTCCAAGATTAACAGGCCAGATTCCTTCAGAATCTTATGCTCACCATCTTGATGGCAATCTGAGTCAATAGAACTTGGCTTTTGCTGGGAATTCTGTTCAACTTGATCCAATCCACTGACAGATTCTGCATGTAACCATGCATTAGCAgacaaataaatataacacaaaGTTCACTAAAAGAACCAGTGATTAATTGGCAGAATTGGCATGTGAAGTGCGTTTAAACCATGTCTAAGGCACACACTTAGggcttgtttgaaaaaaaaaaaatctcaaaattctcatctcatctccttcCCCAACTATTactcaaacacaaatattttcaaactaataattacaactttcctaaaatttcaaacaaaaaatgaaaaataataactttttc
This is a stretch of genomic DNA from Carya illinoinensis cultivar Pawnee chromosome 3, C.illinoinensisPawnee_v1, whole genome shotgun sequence. It encodes these proteins:
- the LOC122302712 gene encoding lysine histidine transporter 1-like; amino-acid sequence: MGTQAPSHQNSYDSADTDEKLAKQKAIDEWLPITSARNAKWWYSAFHNVTAMVGAGVLGLPYALSELGWGPGVAVLVLSWIITLYTLWQMVEMHEMVPGRRFDRYHELGQYAFGEKLGLYIVVPQQLIVEVGVDIVYMVTGGQSLKKFHDTVCPGCKNIKLTYFIMIFASVHFVLSHLPNFNSISGVSLAAAVMSLSYSTIAWGASVDKGVQPNVQYGYKAKSTAGTVFNFFNALGTVAFAYAGHNVVLEIQATIPSTPEKPSKGPMWRGVVVAYIVVALCYFPVSLIGYWVFGNEVQDNILKSLEKPSWLIAMANMFVVIHVIGSYQIYAMPVFDMIETVLVKKLHFKPSRTLRFISRNVYVALTMFIGITFPFFDGLLGFFGGFAFAPTTYFLPCIMWLAIYKPRKFSLSWWANWFCIVLGVLLMIVSPIGGLRTIIIQAKNYQFYS
- the LOC122302713 gene encoding TLC domain-containing protein At5g14285-like, whose amino-acid sequence is METQACPLPLLPLFFSMFLTIYLVAYFIVFRYWSPKNRPEASSCLISLAHGTPAVLLATYSILADSNPDFASPNTEHQNLVLDYSIAYFLMDLLHFIVFNPSDVLFIAHHLATLFVFVTCRYLVSHGAYAILVLLILAEVTSACQNTWTLANARKNDVVFAAKLYGLLSAPFYTVYSIVRGLVGPYFVYKMFTFYASGAAKSVIPKWVWVSWIAVILTAISVSILWVSNLWAEFYRERTGKLDKKIR